One region of Streptomyces davaonensis JCM 4913 genomic DNA includes:
- a CDS encoding purple acid phosphatase family protein: MDLPDVGIPPQLARRMSMAEQYEYVRTRLTRRRALVTAGAVAGGLLTGCSGSGTTTSTPSARASATSKVPGSAVTPFGRHLAFGADPRTQMRISWQVPAAVKKPYVRIGARPDELGRKVEAEIRDLHTPGVEGVRLALEQYYVHAALDDLLPGTTYYYGVGHDGFDPASAPHRATVASFRTAPANPESFVFTAFGDQGVSDAAEASDDLLLRQEPAFHLHAGDICYANVNGRGTEADGYDPGFWDLFMKQNEQVAKTVPWMVTTGNHDMEAWYSPDGYGGQVARFSLPANGFDPNAAPGVYSFVYGNVGFVALDANDVSYEIPANLGYSEGRQTKWLDGRLRELRATKGIDFLVVFFHHCAYSTSTHASDGGVRAEWLPLFAEHQVDLVINGHNHVYERTDAIKNGEVGRPVPIGGATDPARDGTVYVTAGGGGKDLYGFPAGVAESYEGRVKDRESVDTFQWTKSRTAKKETVEWSRVRYRGFSVLKVEASSGARPQLKVSALAHDGKRVDHFEVRRGA, translated from the coding sequence ATGGACCTCCCCGACGTCGGTATCCCGCCGCAGCTCGCGCGCCGGATGAGCATGGCCGAGCAGTACGAGTACGTGCGCACCAGGCTGACCCGGCGCCGTGCGCTGGTGACGGCGGGCGCGGTGGCGGGCGGGCTGCTCACCGGCTGCTCGGGTTCGGGCACGACGACGTCGACGCCGTCCGCCCGGGCCTCGGCCACCTCGAAGGTGCCGGGCTCGGCGGTCACGCCGTTCGGCCGCCATCTCGCCTTCGGCGCCGATCCGCGGACCCAGATGCGGATCTCCTGGCAGGTCCCGGCCGCGGTGAAGAAGCCGTACGTCCGGATCGGGGCGCGGCCGGACGAGCTGGGCCGCAAGGTGGAGGCCGAGATCCGCGATCTGCACACGCCGGGGGTCGAAGGGGTGCGCCTCGCACTGGAGCAGTACTACGTGCACGCGGCGCTGGACGACCTGCTGCCGGGCACGACGTACTACTACGGCGTGGGCCACGACGGCTTCGACCCCGCCTCGGCCCCGCACCGCGCGACCGTGGCCTCCTTCCGCACCGCCCCGGCCAACCCCGAGTCCTTCGTCTTCACGGCCTTCGGCGACCAGGGCGTCAGTGACGCGGCGGAGGCGAGCGACGATCTGCTGCTGCGTCAGGAACCCGCCTTCCATCTGCACGCCGGTGACATCTGCTACGCCAACGTCAACGGCCGGGGCACCGAGGCGGACGGCTACGACCCCGGGTTCTGGGATCTGTTCATGAAGCAGAACGAGCAGGTCGCGAAGACGGTGCCGTGGATGGTGACGACCGGCAACCACGACATGGAGGCCTGGTACTCGCCGGACGGCTACGGCGGCCAGGTGGCCCGCTTCAGCCTCCCGGCGAACGGATTCGACCCGAATGCGGCGCCCGGGGTCTACTCCTTCGTCTACGGCAACGTCGGCTTCGTGGCACTCGACGCCAATGACGTGTCGTACGAGATCCCCGCCAACCTCGGGTACAGCGAGGGGCGGCAGACGAAGTGGCTGGACGGGCGGCTGCGCGAACTGCGCGCGACGAAGGGGATCGACTTCCTCGTCGTCTTCTTCCACCACTGCGCCTACTCGACATCCACGCACGCCTCGGACGGCGGAGTGCGCGCCGAGTGGCTGCCGCTGTTCGCCGAGCACCAGGTGGATCTGGTGATCAACGGCCACAACCATGTCTACGAGCGGACCGACGCCATCAAGAACGGCGAGGTGGGCCGCCCGGTGCCGATCGGCGGAGCGACGGATCCGGCCCGGGACGGCACGGTGTACGTCACGGCCGGCGGGGGTGGCAAGGATCTGTACGGCTTCCCGGCGGGCGTGGCGGAGAGCTACGAGGGCCGGGTGAAGGACCGTGAGTCGGTGGACACCTTCCAGTGGACCAAGTCCCGTACCGCCAAGAAGGAGACGGTCGAGTGGTCCCGGGTGCGGTACCGGGGCTTCTCGGTCCTCAAG